A genomic region of Devosia ginsengisoli contains the following coding sequences:
- a CDS encoding ABC transporter permease — MLNYIARRIGIGLLMLIALSVLVFVLLRLAPGDAIDAYINPAAPLSMDELAALRARLGLDQPLPVQYFGWLRAAISGDFGFSTQRAGVSVLPLVLERIGPTVLLMGTGMLLAIVLGIAAGIISAVRRNSVTDVALSVTSSIGISSPAFLTALLGLYFFSVQLRWAPSGGMLTPGAPFSAADLLSHLILPAFLLSIGHAALIMRYMRSSLLEVLNQDYVRTARAKGVREFWVIIKHATRNALLPVVTLIGSTIGIAVGGAIFLESVFNWPGMGLLLVNAVNTRDYPVIMCATLIVGACVIAVNLLTDITYAAVDPRIQVA, encoded by the coding sequence ATGTTGAATTACATCGCACGCCGTATCGGCATTGGACTGTTGATGCTGATTGCCCTCAGCGTCCTCGTCTTCGTGCTGCTGCGCCTGGCGCCGGGTGATGCGATCGACGCCTATATCAATCCCGCCGCACCTCTTTCGATGGATGAGCTTGCCGCGCTCCGCGCCCGGCTCGGTCTCGACCAGCCGCTGCCGGTGCAATATTTCGGCTGGCTGCGGGCTGCCATATCGGGCGATTTCGGCTTCTCCACCCAGCGCGCCGGGGTATCCGTGCTGCCGCTGGTGCTCGAACGCATCGGACCGACTGTGCTGCTGATGGGCACGGGCATGCTGCTCGCCATCGTGCTGGGCATCGCCGCCGGCATCATCAGCGCCGTGCGCCGCAATTCGGTGACCGACGTCGCGCTGTCGGTCACCTCGTCCATCGGCATATCGAGCCCGGCTTTCCTCACCGCCCTGCTCGGCCTCTACTTCTTTTCGGTGCAACTGCGCTGGGCCCCATCTGGCGGTATGCTGACGCCGGGCGCCCCGTTTTCCGCGGCCGACCTGCTGTCCCACCTCATCCTGCCGGCTTTCCTGCTGTCCATCGGCCATGCCGCGCTCATCATGCGCTATATGCGCTCCTCGCTGCTCGAAGTGCTCAACCAGGACTATGTCCGCACGGCGCGCGCCAAGGGCGTGCGCGAATTCTGGGTGATCATCAAGCATGCCACGCGCAATGCCCTGTTGCCCGTGGTCACCCTGATCGGCTCGACCATCGGCATCGCCGTCGGTGGCGCCATCTTCCTCGAAAGCGTCTTCAACTGGCCGGGCATGGGCCTGCTGCTGGTCAACGCGGTCAATACGCGCGACTACCCCGTCATCATGTGCGCCACGCTGATCGTCGGCGCCTGCGTGATCGCGGTGAACCTGCTGACCGATATCACGTACGCCGCGGTCGATCCGCGCATCCAGGTGGCCTGA
- a CDS encoding ABC transporter permease — protein MSDAATAPIERTRGPTRRSIERFFGNRAAMVGLAIFLPILIAIVTYDWWWGLGPNAIDLRALNKGPSPEHWLGSDGVGRDVMARLLQGGRVSLIVAVVSVAISIVIGFLVGAFASFGGRVVDASLMRLVDLAMTLPPVIFLLVLASIAGTGIMPTILVISLLSWPTLSRMVRARLLELRERDFVVAARGMGASVPHLLFKHGLPNCIDILVVYATLQVANAILLEAGLSFLGLGIAPPEASWGNMLNLARSTVVLEQYPWQWMFPGAALVLTVLAINFIGDGLRDAFDPRSALN, from the coding sequence ATGAGTGATGCAGCGACCGCCCCCATCGAGCGGACCAGGGGTCCGACCCGCCGCTCCATCGAGCGCTTTTTCGGCAACCGTGCCGCCATGGTCGGGCTGGCAATCTTCCTGCCCATCCTCATCGCCATCGTCACCTATGACTGGTGGTGGGGGCTGGGGCCCAACGCCATCGACCTGCGCGCGCTCAACAAGGGACCGTCGCCCGAACACTGGCTGGGCAGCGACGGCGTCGGCCGCGACGTGATGGCACGGCTGCTGCAGGGTGGCCGGGTTTCGCTGATCGTGGCTGTGGTTTCGGTGGCGATTTCCATCGTCATCGGTTTCCTGGTCGGTGCCTTTGCCAGCTTTGGCGGCCGCGTCGTCGATGCCTCGCTCATGCGGCTGGTCGATCTCGCCATGACCCTGCCGCCGGTGATTTTCCTCTTGGTCCTCGCCTCGATTGCCGGCACCGGCATCATGCCGACCATCCTGGTGATCTCGCTTTTGTCCTGGCCGACCCTGTCGCGCATGGTGCGCGCCCGCCTGCTTGAACTGCGCGAGCGCGACTTCGTCGTGGCGGCGCGCGGCATGGGCGCCAGCGTGCCCCACCTGCTGTTCAAGCATGGCCTGCCCAATTGCATCGACATCCTGGTGGTCTACGCCACCTTGCAGGTTGCCAATGCCATCCTGCTCGAGGCGGGCCTGTCCTTCCTCGGGCTGGGTATCGCGCCGCCCGAGGCCAGTTGGGGCAATATGCTCAACCTGGCGCGCTCCACCGTCGTGCTCGAACAATATCCCTGGCAATGGATGTTTCCCGGCGCGGCCCTGGTGCTGACCGTGCTGGCCATCAATTTCATCGGCGACGGCCTGCGCGACGCGTTCGACCCTCGCTCCGCTCTCAACTGA
- a CDS encoding dihydrodipicolinate synthase family protein: MPLFTGVVPPVVTPLNTDFTVDYASFTRVLENMIDAGVHGLFVLGSTSEVVFHDAETRKAIVDHAIKITNGRVPVLVGTIDPTTDRVINHSRIAKAAGADAVVVTAPFYTRTNQAETVDHFRYIRDAVDLPVIAYDIPVCVGLKLDRKTTVTLAREGAIVGLKDSSGDDGNLRYVLADMEDDASFFGMTGSEIVVDSVLAMGAHGVVPGLANVDPHGYVKLWNLVQAGDFAGARAEQERLCKLFEIVWISTARTSAGSAGVGAFKTAMRQLGIIAGNTMARPQRHLNDEETVKVDAVLKSVGLLG; the protein is encoded by the coding sequence ATGCCCCTGTTTACCGGCGTCGTCCCTCCCGTCGTAACGCCACTCAACACCGACTTCACCGTGGACTATGCGTCCTTCACCCGCGTGCTCGAGAACATGATCGATGCCGGTGTCCACGGCCTCTTCGTGCTCGGCTCGACCAGCGAAGTGGTGTTCCACGATGCAGAGACCCGCAAGGCCATTGTCGACCATGCCATCAAGATCACCAATGGCCGGGTGCCGGTGCTGGTCGGCACGATCGACCCGACGACCGACCGCGTCATCAACCACTCGCGCATTGCCAAGGCGGCCGGCGCCGACGCCGTGGTGGTGACTGCGCCCTTCTACACGCGGACCAACCAGGCCGAGACCGTGGACCACTTCCGCTACATCAGGGATGCGGTGGACCTGCCGGTCATCGCCTATGACATTCCCGTCTGCGTCGGGCTGAAGCTCGACCGCAAGACCACAGTGACGCTGGCCAGGGAAGGCGCCATTGTCGGCCTCAAGGATTCCAGCGGCGATGACGGCAACCTGCGCTATGTGCTGGCCGACATGGAGGACGATGCCAGTTTCTTCGGCATGACCGGCTCGGAAATCGTGGTCGACAGCGTGCTGGCCATGGGCGCCCACGGCGTCGTACCCGGTCTCGCCAATGTCGATCCGCACGGCTATGTCAAATTGTGGAATCTGGTGCAGGCAGGCGATTTCGCCGGTGCCCGTGCCGAGCAGGAGCGGCTGTGCAAGCTGTTCGAGATCGTCTGGATTTCGACGGCCCGCACCAGCGCCGGTTCGGCCGGTGTCGGCGCCTTCAAGACGGCGATGCGCCAGCTCGGCATCATCGCCGGCAACACCATGGCGCGGCCGCAGCGCCACCTCAATGACGAGGAAACGGTCAAGGTCGACGCCGTGCTCAAATCCGTCGGATTGCTCGGCTGA
- a CDS encoding ABC transporter ATP-binding protein, which translates to MGAPILDIAGLRTVFRIGGAEIAAVEDMELTIAAGETVALVGESGSGKSVTSLSVMGLLPKRVGRIAAGKVMLSRKSGEVVDLAAMPDETLRQIRGNDIGMVFQEPMTSLNPVYTVGEQIAEPIRIHLGKSHREAAADAVRLLADVGIPDPARRAQQYPHELSGGMRQRVTIAMALACDPRMLIADEPTTALDVTIQAQILDLLQKLQRERGMGILFVTHNLGVVAEIADRVVVMYAGRIVESGPVAEVFVHPRHPYTKGLLRSVPRLGQAVALKRAGTPLPTIRGNVPSLRNLPKGCAFANRCDYAIADCSAAMPALVETTPTQKSRCIRWQEL; encoded by the coding sequence ATGGGCGCCCCGATCCTCGACATTGCTGGACTACGCACCGTGTTCCGGATCGGCGGCGCCGAAATTGCCGCCGTCGAGGACATGGAACTGACCATCGCGGCGGGCGAGACCGTGGCGCTGGTCGGCGAATCCGGTTCGGGGAAATCGGTGACGAGCCTGTCGGTGATGGGCCTGCTGCCCAAGCGGGTGGGCCGCATCGCCGCAGGCAAGGTCATGCTGTCGCGCAAAAGCGGCGAGGTCGTTGACCTGGCCGCCATGCCAGACGAAACCCTGCGCCAGATCCGGGGCAATGACATCGGCATGGTGTTCCAGGAACCCATGACCAGCCTCAATCCCGTATACACGGTGGGCGAGCAGATCGCCGAGCCGATCCGCATCCATCTGGGCAAGTCGCATCGCGAGGCCGCGGCCGATGCCGTGCGGCTGCTGGCCGATGTCGGCATTCCCGACCCCGCCCGCCGCGCCCAGCAATATCCGCACGAGCTTTCGGGCGGCATGCGGCAGCGCGTGACCATTGCCATGGCGCTGGCCTGCGACCCGCGCATGCTGATTGCCGATGAGCCGACCACGGCGCTGGATGTCACCATCCAGGCGCAGATTCTCGATCTGTTGCAGAAGCTGCAGCGCGAGCGCGGCATGGGCATTCTGTTCGTCACCCACAATCTGGGTGTCGTGGCCGAGATCGCCGATCGTGTCGTGGTCATGTATGCCGGCCGGATCGTCGAGTCGGGGCCGGTGGCGGAGGTTTTCGTCCATCCGCGGCACCCCTATACCAAGGGCCTGCTGCGCTCGGTGCCCCGGCTGGGCCAGGCGGTAGCGCTCAAGCGCGCCGGCACACCTCTGCCCACCATTCGCGGCAATGTGCCGTCACTGCGCAACCTGCCCAAGGGCTGCGCCTTTGCCAATCGCTGCGACTACGCCATCGCCGACTGCAGCGCTGCCATGCCGGCTTTGGTCGAGACGACGCCGACGCAGAAAAGCCGCTGCATCCGCTGGCAGGAACTCTGA
- a CDS encoding ABC transporter ATP-binding protein — protein MQQPYLSVRNLSKHFKPAAFSRGPVVKALQDISFDIPRGQVVGLVGESGSGKTTIGRSVLRLIEPTSGEVMLDGVDVTTLSGEQLRRQRRKMQYIFQDPFASLSPRMTIGQVLTEGLDIQGIGTRAERRARAEQALVAVELPVDAFDRYAHEFSGGQRQRIGIARALTLDPEFIVADEPVSALDVSIQAQVINLLRDLQVRLGLTMLFISHDLAVVEYICDTVIVLYLGRIMEMAPAADLYARPSHPYTRALLSAIPSPDPATRPQRQILTGDIPSPANPPSGCVFRTRCPFAIEACAGDVPALREVAPGHLRACIRDDIL, from the coding sequence ATGCAACAGCCCTATCTATCGGTCAGAAACCTCTCCAAGCATTTCAAGCCGGCCGCCTTTTCCCGGGGGCCGGTCGTCAAGGCGCTGCAGGATATTTCCTTCGATATTCCACGCGGCCAGGTGGTCGGGCTGGTCGGCGAATCCGGCTCGGGCAAGACCACGATCGGCCGCTCGGTGCTGCGCCTGATCGAGCCGACCAGTGGCGAAGTCATGCTGGACGGGGTCGATGTCACCACGCTTTCGGGCGAGCAATTGCGTCGGCAGCGGCGCAAGATGCAGTATATTTTCCAGGACCCGTTCGCCAGCCTGTCGCCGCGCATGACCATTGGGCAGGTGCTGACCGAAGGGCTCGATATCCAGGGTATCGGCACGCGGGCCGAACGGCGCGCCCGCGCGGAACAGGCGCTGGTGGCGGTGGAACTGCCGGTCGATGCCTTCGACCGCTACGCCCATGAATTTTCCGGCGGCCAGCGCCAGCGCATCGGCATTGCCCGTGCCCTGACGCTCGACCCTGAATTCATCGTGGCTGACGAACCGGTCTCGGCGCTCGACGTGTCGATCCAGGCGCAGGTCATCAACCTGCTGCGGGATTTGCAGGTGCGTCTCGGCCTGACCATGCTGTTCATCTCCCACGACCTAGCCGTGGTCGAATATATCTGCGACACGGTCATCGTGCTCTATCTCGGCCGCATCATGGAAATGGCGCCCGCCGCCGATCTCTATGCCAGGCCCAGCCATCCCTATACGCGCGCACTGCTCTCGGCCATTCCATCGCCCGATCCGGCGACGCGCCCGCAGCGGCAAATCCTGACCGGCGATATTCCGAGCCCCGCCAATCCGCCGTCGGGATGCGTGTTCCGGACCCGTTGCCCGTTTGCCATCGAGGCCTGTGCCGGCGACGTTCCGGCCTTGCGTGAAGTGGCGCCGGGGCATCTGCGCGCCTGCATCCGCGACGATATTCTCTGA